The following are from one region of the Knoellia sp. p5-6-4 genome:
- the era gene encoding GTPase Era: MSQRSESGYAAGFACLIGRPNAGKSTLTNALVGQKVAITSSKPQTTRHTIRGIVTTPASQLVLVDTPGLHKPRTLLGERLNDVVRETLLEVDVIGFCLPADQRIGPGDTFIANELKEIQRAKRRPVVAIATKTDRVDRGRLAEHLIAIDQLGEWDEIVPCSAVKGDQVEDVARVLSSFLPPSPGPLYPEGVLTDEPEAVMIAELVREAALEGVRDELPHSLAVVVEEMVPREGRPEDSPLLDVRVNVYVERPSQKAIIIGRGGSRLREVGSNARHGIEALLGQKVFLDLHVKVAKDWQRDPKQLQRLGF; the protein is encoded by the coding sequence ATGAGCCAGCGCAGTGAAAGCGGGTACGCCGCCGGGTTCGCCTGCCTCATCGGGCGGCCCAACGCGGGGAAGTCGACGCTGACCAACGCCCTGGTGGGGCAGAAGGTCGCGATCACCTCCTCCAAGCCGCAGACGACCCGGCACACCATCCGCGGCATCGTCACCACCCCGGCGTCGCAGCTGGTTCTGGTCGACACCCCCGGGCTGCACAAGCCGCGCACCCTGTTGGGCGAGCGGCTCAACGACGTCGTGCGCGAGACGCTGCTCGAGGTCGACGTGATCGGGTTCTGCCTGCCCGCGGACCAGCGCATCGGCCCGGGTGACACGTTCATCGCCAACGAGCTCAAGGAGATCCAGCGCGCCAAGCGGCGGCCCGTGGTCGCGATCGCGACGAAGACCGACCGCGTGGACAGGGGCCGGCTGGCCGAGCACCTGATCGCCATCGACCAGCTGGGGGAGTGGGACGAGATCGTGCCCTGCTCGGCGGTCAAGGGTGACCAGGTCGAGGACGTGGCCCGGGTGCTCTCCTCGTTCCTGCCGCCGTCGCCGGGGCCGCTCTACCCGGAGGGAGTCCTGACCGACGAGCCCGAGGCCGTCATGATCGCCGAGCTGGTCCGCGAGGCGGCCCTGGAAGGCGTCCGCGACGAGCTGCCGCACTCGCTCGCCGTGGTCGTCGAGGAGATGGTGCCGCGGGAAGGCCGTCCGGAGGACAGCCCGCTGCTCGACGTGCGCGTGAACGTCTACGTCGAGCGGCCGTCGCAGAAGGCGATCATCATCGGCCGGGGCGGGTCGCGGCTGCGCGAGGTGGGCAGCAACGCCCGCCACGGCATCGAGGCGCTGCTGGGGCAGAAGGTCTTCCTCGACCTGCACGTGAAGGTCGCCAAGGACTGGCAGCGCGACCCCAAGCAGCTGCAGCGCCTCGGCTTCTGA
- the ybeY gene encoding rRNA maturation RNase YbeY: protein MSVDVLNETDHQLDELELVACARYVMEQMRVHPGADLCIRLVDEPAMEVLHVQWMDLPGPTDVMSFPMDELRPGREGVEPEEGVLGDIVLCPSVAAKQAAEAGHATEEELLLLTTHGILHLLGYDHAEPEEEREMFELQRQLLLTFLAGRGRPGT from the coding sequence GTGAGCGTCGACGTTCTCAATGAGACCGACCACCAGCTCGACGAGCTCGAGCTGGTGGCCTGCGCGCGCTACGTCATGGAGCAGATGCGCGTGCACCCCGGCGCCGACCTCTGCATCCGCCTCGTGGACGAGCCGGCCATGGAGGTCCTGCACGTGCAGTGGATGGACCTGCCCGGCCCGACCGACGTCATGTCCTTCCCCATGGACGAGCTGCGGCCCGGTCGCGAGGGCGTCGAGCCCGAGGAGGGCGTGCTCGGCGACATCGTGCTGTGCCCCAGCGTTGCCGCGAAGCAGGCGGCCGAGGCCGGCCACGCCACCGAGGAGGAGCTGCTGCTCCTGACGACCCACGGGATCCTCCACCTGCTCGGATACGACCACGCCGAGCCGGAGGAGGAGCGCGAGATGTTCGAGCTGCAGCGCCAGCTGCTGCTGACCTTCCTGGCCGGACGGGGCCGACCGGGGACGTGA
- the dnaJ gene encoding molecular chaperone DnaJ has translation MNDYYQDLGVSRDATAEEIKRAYRRKARQLHPDVNPGPEAEEQFKKVSQAYDVLGDPEKRRSYDMGADPYATGAASFGQGFSFSDIMDAFFGPGAGGAQRGPRSRQRRGQDALVRLDIDLADAVFGAESELALETAVVCETCHGDGAQPGTSRRTCDVCGGRGEIQQVQRSFLGQVMTSRPCMTCHGYGEVLVSPCFECSGDGRVRTRRTLKIKVPAGVDTGTRIQLTGEGEVGQGGGPAGDLYVEIAVRPHPTFQRRGDDLHCTIELPMTAAALGTTAKLDTFDGINELEIRPGTQAGDAMTLRGLGVTHLRGNGRGDLIVHANVITPTRLDAEQEELLRQFAALRGEERPEGHLAPAGQGLFGKLRDALKGK, from the coding sequence TTGAACGACTACTACCAGGACCTCGGTGTCTCCCGCGACGCCACGGCCGAGGAGATCAAGCGCGCCTACCGCAGGAAGGCGCGCCAGCTCCACCCGGACGTCAACCCGGGGCCGGAGGCCGAGGAGCAGTTCAAGAAGGTCTCCCAGGCCTACGACGTGCTCGGCGACCCCGAGAAGCGGCGCAGCTACGACATGGGTGCCGACCCCTACGCCACGGGAGCCGCCAGCTTCGGGCAGGGCTTCTCCTTCAGCGACATCATGGACGCGTTCTTCGGTCCGGGCGCCGGTGGGGCGCAGCGCGGGCCGCGCTCGCGCCAGCGCCGCGGCCAGGACGCCCTCGTCCGCCTCGACATCGACCTCGCCGACGCCGTCTTCGGCGCGGAGAGCGAGCTGGCCCTCGAGACCGCCGTGGTCTGCGAGACCTGCCACGGCGACGGTGCGCAGCCCGGCACGTCCCGGCGCACCTGTGACGTCTGCGGCGGCCGCGGCGAGATCCAGCAGGTGCAGCGCTCCTTCCTCGGCCAGGTGATGACCAGCCGTCCGTGCATGACCTGCCACGGCTACGGCGAGGTGCTCGTCAGCCCCTGCTTCGAGTGCTCTGGCGACGGACGCGTGCGCACCCGGCGCACCCTGAAGATCAAGGTGCCGGCCGGTGTCGACACGGGCACCCGGATCCAGCTCACCGGTGAGGGCGAGGTCGGCCAGGGCGGTGGCCCGGCGGGTGACCTCTACGTCGAGATCGCGGTCCGGCCGCACCCGACCTTCCAGCGTCGCGGCGACGACCTGCACTGCACGATCGAGCTGCCCATGACCGCCGCGGCCCTCGGCACCACGGCGAAGCTCGACACCTTCGACGGCATCAACGAGCTCGAGATCCGGCCCGGCACCCAGGCCGGTGACGCCATGACCCTGCGCGGGCTCGGCGTGACCCACCTGCGCGGCAACGGGCGTGGCGACCTCATCGTGCACGCCAACGTGATCACGCCGACCCGCCTCGACGCCGAGCAGGAAGAGCTGCTGCGCCAGTTCGCCGCCCTGCGTGGCGAGGAGCGGCCCGAGGGCCACCTCGCGCCGGCGGGCCAGGGCCTGTTCGGCAAGCTCCGCGACGCCCTGAAGGGCAAGTAG
- a CDS encoding CPBP family intramembrane glutamic endopeptidase, whose translation MAKALLLCLTLGLIWQSVLVLVLVSREQGSLRWAVLRDALWLRSPRSPKSGRVGGRVWLVLVPLVLAFALEGILPSPPVPADRDLNLFLQSGTGQDFLAGAWGWFGLMVVLWVFNTVLGEELLFRGFLLPRMNGAFGRGDWVANGVLFAAYHLHVPWRIPATLLDMFILAYPTKRYRSAWMGIAVHSSQSVVFSILVLAIVL comes from the coding sequence ATGGCCAAGGCACTGCTCCTGTGCCTCACCCTCGGGCTGATCTGGCAGTCCGTGCTCGTGCTGGTCCTGGTCAGCAGGGAGCAGGGGAGCCTTCGCTGGGCCGTCCTCCGCGACGCGCTGTGGCTCCGGTCGCCACGCAGCCCGAAGAGCGGCCGCGTCGGTGGCCGGGTCTGGCTGGTGCTGGTGCCGCTGGTCCTTGCCTTCGCGCTCGAAGGCATTCTCCCCTCGCCGCCTGTTCCCGCGGACCGTGACCTCAACCTCTTCCTGCAGTCGGGCACCGGGCAGGACTTCCTCGCCGGGGCCTGGGGGTGGTTCGGCCTCATGGTCGTGCTCTGGGTCTTCAACACCGTCCTCGGCGAGGAGCTGCTGTTCCGGGGATTCCTCCTGCCCCGGATGAACGGCGCGTTCGGGCGAGGCGACTGGGTGGCGAATGGCGTGCTGTTCGCTGCTTACCACCTCCACGTCCCGTGGCGGATTCCGGCGACCCTGTTGGACATGTTCATCCTCGCCTACCCGACGAAGCGGTACCGCAGTGCCTGGATGGGAATCGCCGTCCACAGCTCCCAGAGCGTGGTCTTCAGCATCCTCGTCCTCGCGATCGTGCTCTAG
- a CDS encoding Gmad2 immunoglobulin-like domain-containing protein: MSPGPFEHPAAGEDDHTGLTHVEHRLRHALHHEAQQVRPSDRLDHILAASRHAAGQDDERPGRRRWLTPLAAAAAVAAIAVAVWGGTRPDAADRGPAAAPTPSQGLSAPPSSTPDPTATTGTSSEPSASSTAPPATRRTALPAYFVGPVGGDRPVFRLFREFLPASLPVEATDAQKATAALALAMDAQPFSNTDGYLQPWSGTTVDDVAIKPDLITVTLSGPGSPGIEDRDVARIAVQSLVWTAQAAVGKGTIPVTFRVADGSTALFGAFPAAQRYDRPPSGESYQDLAPIWVTSPARDAALGAGRPVTVKGEATVFEATLSWELLRGGTVLKSGHTTASTGAPERGTYSFSLGALPQGSYTVRVFEPSMEDGRSVNAERRVSFSVTQSGG; this comes from the coding sequence ATGAGCCCCGGCCCCTTCGAGCACCCGGCTGCCGGCGAGGACGACCACACCGGCCTCACCCACGTCGAGCACCGGCTCCGCCACGCGCTGCACCACGAGGCCCAGCAGGTGCGGCCCTCCGACCGGCTCGACCACATCCTGGCCGCGTCGCGGCACGCAGCCGGACAGGACGACGAGCGGCCGGGGCGACGACGCTGGCTCACTCCGCTGGCGGCCGCCGCGGCGGTCGCCGCCATCGCGGTCGCCGTGTGGGGCGGCACCCGGCCCGACGCGGCCGACCGGGGTCCCGCCGCTGCCCCGACCCCCTCGCAGGGCCTTTCCGCGCCCCCCTCCAGCACGCCGGACCCGACCGCAACGACCGGCACCTCGTCCGAGCCGAGCGCGTCCTCGACGGCACCACCGGCCACCCGCCGCACCGCGCTGCCCGCCTACTTCGTGGGACCGGTGGGTGGCGACCGCCCGGTGTTCCGGCTCTTCCGGGAGTTCCTCCCGGCGAGCCTCCCGGTGGAGGCCACCGACGCGCAGAAGGCCACCGCGGCCCTGGCCCTGGCGATGGACGCGCAGCCGTTCAGCAACACCGACGGCTACCTCCAGCCGTGGTCGGGCACCACCGTCGACGACGTGGCGATCAAGCCCGACCTCATCACCGTGACCCTCAGCGGCCCGGGCTCCCCCGGCATCGAGGACCGGGATGTGGCTCGGATCGCCGTGCAGTCCCTGGTCTGGACAGCGCAGGCGGCGGTGGGCAAGGGCACGATCCCCGTGACCTTCCGCGTCGCTGACGGTTCCACCGCGCTCTTCGGGGCCTTCCCGGCCGCGCAGCGCTACGACCGGCCGCCCAGCGGCGAGTCCTACCAGGACCTTGCGCCGATCTGGGTCACCTCCCCGGCTCGGGACGCGGCCCTGGGGGCCGGCCGGCCGGTCACCGTCAAGGGCGAGGCGACCGTCTTCGAGGCCACGCTGAGCTGGGAGCTGCTCCGGGGCGGCACCGTGCTGAAGAGCGGCCACACCACGGCGAGCACCGGGGCACCGGAGCGCGGCACCTACTCGTTCTCCCTCGGGGCGCTGCCCCAGGGCAGCTACACCGTCCGCGTGTTCGAGCCGAGCATGGAGGACGGCAGGTCGGTCAACGCGGAGCGGCGGGTCAGCTTCTCGGTGACACAGTCCGGGGGCTAG
- a CDS encoding SigE family RNA polymerase sigma factor, which translates to MVERSAGGPAPVVGSQHADEAIADLYAAHWAGLVRLAWLLLRDDQLAEEVTQDAFISVHASWSSLRDHGRAAAYLRRSVVNAARSRLRHRGVEERYLNRVQGERATSGGHEPGPEERALEHESHVAMIRALTRLSQRQREVLTMRYYLDLSEAEISDALGISAGSVKAHAHRGLAALRDTMETQR; encoded by the coding sequence GTGGTCGAGAGAAGCGCCGGGGGGCCGGCACCGGTGGTGGGTTCCCAGCATGCCGATGAGGCGATCGCCGACCTGTATGCCGCCCACTGGGCGGGCCTCGTGCGCCTGGCCTGGCTCCTCCTGCGCGACGACCAGCTGGCCGAGGAGGTCACCCAGGACGCCTTCATCTCCGTGCACGCCAGCTGGAGCTCGCTGCGCGACCACGGCCGGGCCGCGGCCTACCTGCGACGGTCCGTGGTCAACGCGGCGAGATCGCGACTGCGGCACCGGGGCGTCGAGGAGCGCTACCTCAACCGGGTGCAGGGCGAACGGGCCACCTCCGGCGGCCACGAGCCCGGTCCGGAGGAGCGCGCCCTCGAGCACGAGTCCCACGTCGCGATGATCCGGGCGCTGACCCGGTTGTCACAGCGCCAGAGAGAGGTCCTGACCATGCGCTACTACCTCGACCTCAGCGAGGCGGAGATCTCCGACGCCCTCGGCATCTCCGCCGGCTCGGTCAAGGCACACGCCCACCGCGGGCTCGCGGCCCTGCGCGACACGATGGAGACCCAGCGATGA
- a CDS encoding alpha/beta fold hydrolase — translation MRAERLGRQRDEEVQLPRLLTWARVLSLVVIAGLLAGLAVMLSGEPDPPVVPDGARAGTLTLRSCEYVGESGSVAADCGTLVVPENAEADAGRLLALPVTRVRARSDAPKQPIFFLTGGPGQSNMDFEFADRYTADRDVVLVGYRGVDGSVRLDCPEVDSAFKRSSDLLGEASFEAYGAAYRACADRLAESGIDPRRYGLVEQVDDLEVARVALGYDRIDLLSESAGTRTALVYGWRHPESIHRSVLFGVNPPGAFVQDPTATDEQIEQFAAMCAADESCRARTDDLAASMREISRDVPDRWMFLPVKEGNVRAMALLGLLQPASGPATAPMMIDAWLSAEEGDVSGLWVSSLLGDVLTPELFVRGQYASAAMLDAEAARDYFAVGSGDPSDLAHAASSLAWAGGRLVDAWPASPHEERYSTLRTSRVETLLLGGEIDVATPPQIATRELLPYLPNGREVVLPGFGHTQSFFNDQPDAGTRLILTYLDSGRIDASGYTPLRMDFTPPSTYGLLAKRLVGTMLALSALMVVTLAVLARRRRTRDHLGRTTELLTRTVGAVVLGLGGWSLGALAVLAALPGVRIDNELLVVLSVGVPVGLVIHLASLHRSWPRRTVHARLLLGGAGALVGAWVGFEATEVPIALVTVAVGAVAVANLALILLDIARDQSFRQRAAATPSSAGGHLIRVPIQE, via the coding sequence GTGCGGGCGGAGCGCCTGGGCAGGCAGCGCGACGAGGAGGTGCAGCTGCCGCGTCTCCTGACGTGGGCGAGGGTGCTGTCCCTGGTGGTCATCGCAGGGCTGCTGGCGGGCCTCGCCGTCATGCTCTCGGGGGAGCCCGACCCTCCGGTGGTGCCCGACGGCGCGCGGGCCGGGACGCTCACCCTCCGTTCGTGCGAGTACGTCGGGGAGAGCGGCAGCGTCGCCGCCGACTGCGGCACGCTGGTCGTCCCGGAGAACGCCGAAGCCGACGCGGGGCGGCTCCTGGCTCTCCCGGTGACTCGAGTTCGCGCCAGGTCGGACGCCCCGAAGCAGCCGATCTTCTTCCTCACTGGTGGCCCAGGCCAGTCGAACATGGACTTCGAGTTCGCCGACCGCTACACCGCCGACCGCGACGTCGTGCTCGTCGGCTACCGCGGGGTGGACGGTTCCGTCCGACTCGACTGCCCCGAGGTCGACTCGGCGTTCAAGCGGTCGTCCGACCTGTTGGGCGAGGCGTCCTTCGAGGCCTACGGCGCGGCGTACCGCGCCTGTGCGGACCGGCTCGCCGAGAGCGGGATCGACCCGAGGCGCTACGGGTTGGTCGAGCAGGTCGACGACCTGGAGGTGGCGCGGGTCGCGTTGGGCTACGACCGCATCGACCTGCTGAGCGAGAGTGCCGGTACCCGCACCGCGCTGGTCTACGGCTGGCGGCATCCCGAGAGCATCCACCGGTCGGTGCTGTTCGGTGTGAACCCGCCGGGCGCGTTCGTCCAGGACCCGACTGCGACCGACGAGCAGATCGAGCAGTTCGCCGCGATGTGCGCCGCAGACGAGAGCTGCCGTGCCCGCACCGACGACCTCGCCGCGAGCATGCGGGAGATCAGCCGTGACGTTCCTGACCGTTGGATGTTCCTGCCGGTCAAGGAGGGCAACGTCCGCGCGATGGCCCTGCTCGGGCTCCTCCAGCCCGCGAGCGGGCCAGCCACGGCCCCGATGATGATCGATGCGTGGCTGTCTGCGGAGGAGGGCGACGTCAGTGGCCTGTGGGTGAGCTCCCTGCTGGGTGACGTCCTGACGCCGGAGCTGTTCGTGCGTGGGCAGTACGCCTCGGCCGCCATGCTCGACGCAGAGGCTGCCCGGGACTACTTCGCGGTGGGATCGGGCGACCCGTCGGACCTCGCTCACGCCGCGAGCTCGCTGGCGTGGGCCGGTGGCCGGCTGGTGGACGCGTGGCCGGCATCGCCCCACGAGGAGCGCTACAGCACCCTCCGGACGTCGCGGGTGGAGACGCTCCTCTTGGGTGGGGAGATCGACGTGGCGACGCCGCCGCAGATCGCCACGAGGGAGCTGCTGCCCTACCTTCCGAACGGTCGGGAGGTCGTGCTGCCGGGTTTCGGCCACACGCAGAGCTTCTTCAACGACCAGCCGGATGCCGGCACCCGGCTGATCCTGACCTATCTGGACAGCGGTCGCATCGACGCATCCGGCTACACCCCGTTGAGGATGGACTTCACGCCGCCGAGCACCTACGGGTTACTGGCGAAGCGGCTCGTCGGCACCATGCTCGCGCTGTCGGCTCTGATGGTGGTCACGCTCGCGGTGCTGGCTCGCCGCCGACGGACTCGGGACCACCTCGGCCGCACGACCGAGCTGTTGACTCGCACCGTGGGGGCGGTCGTGCTGGGCCTTGGCGGGTGGTCTCTCGGCGCCCTGGCCGTCCTTGCGGCGCTGCCGGGGGTGCGGATCGACAACGAGCTGCTCGTGGTGCTCTCCGTCGGTGTGCCGGTCGGCCTGGTCATCCATCTGGCGTCGCTGCACCGCAGCTGGCCCCGCCGGACGGTGCACGCGCGGCTGCTGCTCGGGGGCGCAGGTGCTCTCGTGGGTGCGTGGGTCGGCTTCGAGGCGACGGAAGTCCCGATCGCCCTCGTCACCGTCGCGGTCGGTGCGGTCGCGGTCGCGAACCTCGCGCTGATCCTGCTCGACATCGCGCGAGACCAGTCGTTCCGGCAACGGGCAGCCGCCACTCCGTCGTCGGCTGGCGGTCACCTGATCCGGGTCCCCATTCAGGAGTGA
- a CDS encoding hemolysin family protein, whose product MVIQLVLLALLSLLIAFLLAAAEAALFRTSRIRAHELREEGRAGAKALERIVVDGAAYLSVLAFVRVVAEAATAVFITFAVSQLVDGLALRVLTSIGIMALVSFVIVGVSPRTLGRQHSDAIALVSAPAVVWLRRVLGPLARLLVALGNAVTPGRGYRDGPFQSESELRDLVDLAGESALIEAEEREMIHSVFELGDTVAREVMVPRTDMVTIDGDRPLRSAMSLFLRSGFSRIPVLGDGPDDVLGLLYFKDVVRRVNADPEAGSIPVTALMRPMHYVPESKPVDDLLREMQRDQSHFAMVVDEYGGTAGLVTIEDILEEIVGEIADEYDREAPGVDHLEDGTTRVPATMDIDDLADLFEVAIDEDEVDTVGGLIGKTIGRVPILGSSCEVSGLRLTAERMAGRRHRIATVIVEPLPEPEPEHEVERTTVEPTDREGVS is encoded by the coding sequence ATGGTGATCCAGCTCGTCCTCCTGGCCCTGCTCAGCCTCCTCATCGCCTTCCTCCTCGCCGCCGCCGAGGCGGCCCTGTTCCGCACCTCGCGCATCCGCGCGCACGAGCTGCGCGAGGAGGGCAGGGCCGGCGCGAAGGCGTTGGAGCGCATCGTCGTCGACGGCGCGGCATACCTCTCGGTGCTCGCGTTCGTGCGGGTGGTCGCGGAGGCGGCCACCGCGGTGTTCATCACGTTCGCGGTCAGCCAGCTCGTCGACGGGCTGGCCCTGCGGGTCCTGACCTCCATCGGGATCATGGCGCTGGTGTCGTTCGTCATCGTCGGCGTCTCGCCGCGCACCCTGGGGCGCCAGCACTCCGACGCCATCGCGCTGGTCTCGGCGCCGGCCGTGGTGTGGCTGCGCCGGGTGCTCGGGCCCCTGGCGCGGCTGCTCGTCGCCCTCGGCAACGCCGTGACGCCGGGCCGGGGCTACCGCGACGGCCCGTTCCAGAGCGAGTCGGAGCTGCGCGACCTGGTCGACCTGGCGGGGGAGAGCGCGCTGATCGAGGCCGAGGAGCGGGAGATGATCCACTCGGTCTTCGAGCTCGGCGACACCGTGGCCCGGGAGGTCATGGTGCCGCGCACCGACATGGTCACCATCGATGGCGACCGGCCGCTGCGCTCGGCGATGTCGCTCTTCCTGCGCTCGGGCTTCTCCCGCATCCCGGTGCTCGGCGACGGCCCCGACGACGTCCTGGGGCTGCTGTACTTCAAGGACGTCGTGCGTCGGGTGAACGCCGACCCCGAGGCCGGCTCGATCCCGGTCACCGCCCTGATGCGGCCCATGCACTACGTGCCCGAGAGCAAGCCCGTCGACGACCTGCTGCGCGAGATGCAGAGGGACCAGAGCCACTTCGCGATGGTGGTCGACGAGTACGGCGGCACCGCCGGCCTGGTGACCATCGAGGACATCCTCGAGGAGATCGTGGGCGAGATCGCCGACGAGTACGACCGCGAGGCGCCCGGGGTGGACCACCTCGAGGACGGCACGACCAGGGTCCCCGCGACCATGGACATCGACGACCTGGCCGACCTCTTCGAGGTGGCCATCGACGAGGACGAGGTCGACACCGTCGGCGGTCTCATCGGGAAGACGATCGGCCGGGTGCCCATCCTCGGGTCGAGCTGCGAGGTGTCCGGCCTGAGGCTGACAGCCGAGCGGATGGCCGGGCGCCGGCACCGCATCGCGACGGTCATCGTCGAGCCGCTGCCCGAGCCGGAGCCGGAGCACGAGGTGGAGCGCACTACGGTGGAGCCCACGGACCGGGAGGGTGTGTCATGA
- a CDS encoding histidine triad nucleotide-binding protein, translating into MSASESAAENRDCLFCRIVAGEVPATVVHETPNTTTFRDIDPQAPTHVLVVPKRHVPTLAELADVSPEELAEVVRAVGDVARMEGLEGGYRAVFNTGPDAQQSVFHAHVHVVGGRPLTWPPG; encoded by the coding sequence ATGAGTGCTTCCGAGAGCGCCGCTGAAAACCGCGACTGCCTCTTCTGCCGCATCGTCGCCGGTGAGGTCCCCGCCACGGTCGTGCACGAGACGCCGAACACCACGACGTTCCGCGACATCGACCCGCAGGCGCCCACCCACGTCCTCGTCGTGCCCAAGCGGCACGTGCCGACGTTGGCCGAGCTGGCCGACGTGTCGCCGGAGGAGCTGGCCGAGGTCGTGCGGGCCGTCGGAGACGTCGCGCGGATGGAGGGCCTCGAGGGGGGGTACCGGGCCGTCTTCAACACCGGCCCCGACGCCCAGCAGTCGGTGTTCCACGCGCACGTGCACGTCGTCGGGGGCCGGCCACTGACGTGGCCGCCCGGCTGA
- a CDS encoding 16S rRNA (uracil(1498)-N(3))-methyltransferase: protein MTLPLFLVAPERLAGARAGGSVLLDGPEGRHAATVRRIGVGDSVLLSDGRGTRVTASVVSAGRDELELEVTAVEEEPEPALRLVLVQALAKADRDDQAIESATELGVDEVVPWQAARSIVVWRGDRAAKALRKWESVVTAAAKQSRRSRVPVVAEPVSQRTLVERVRGSALALVLHEDASTPLAGRALPESGDVLVVVGPEGGISPEELAALEEAGAVAVRLGSTVLRSSSAGPAALAVLSAAAGRWS from the coding sequence GTGACGCTGCCCCTGTTCCTCGTCGCGCCCGAACGCCTCGCCGGCGCCCGGGCCGGTGGCTCGGTGCTGCTCGACGGGCCGGAGGGCAGGCACGCCGCCACCGTGCGCCGCATCGGCGTGGGGGATTCGGTGCTGCTCTCCGACGGCCGGGGCACGCGCGTGACGGCCTCGGTGGTCTCCGCCGGCAGGGATGAGCTCGAGCTCGAGGTCACCGCCGTCGAGGAGGAACCCGAGCCGGCCCTGCGGCTGGTCCTGGTGCAGGCCCTGGCCAAGGCCGACCGCGACGACCAGGCCATCGAGTCCGCCACCGAGCTCGGTGTCGACGAGGTGGTGCCCTGGCAGGCCGCGCGCAGCATCGTGGTCTGGCGCGGCGACCGGGCGGCCAAGGCGCTGCGCAAGTGGGAGTCGGTGGTGACCGCCGCTGCCAAGCAGTCCCGTCGCAGCAGGGTGCCGGTCGTGGCCGAGCCCGTCTCGCAGCGCACCCTCGTCGAGCGGGTCCGCGGCAGCGCGCTGGCCCTCGTGCTGCACGAGGACGCGAGCACGCCGCTCGCCGGCCGGGCGCTGCCCGAGTCGGGCGACGTGCTGGTCGTGGTCGGCCCCGAGGGCGGCATCAGCCCCGAGGAGCTGGCCGCCCTCGAGGAGGCTGGGGCGGTTGCGGTGCGGCTCGGCTCGACCGTCTTGCGCTCCTCGAGTGCCGGCCCTGCGGCGCTGGCCGTGCTGAGCGCCGCCGCGGGTCGCTGGAGCTAG
- a CDS encoding PhoH family protein, translating into MNDADRPTPPEGQPESTSRPTPTHTVVIPPEVQMVTLLGPRDELLRTMERAFPLVSIHVRGNEFHMTGPSADVALVERTIDELLLVIEGGQPLNRDAVERSIGMLRAQTAERPADVLTMNIVSSRGRTIRPKTLNQKHYVDAIDEHTVVFGIGPAGTGKTYLAMAKAVAALQAKQVNRIILTRPAVEAGERLGFLPGTLNEKIDPYLRPLYDALHDMVDPDSIPRLMAAGTIEVAPLAYMRGRTLNDAFIILDEAQNTSPEQMKMFLTRLGFGSKMVVTGDVTQVDLPDGTRSGLRVVQEILEGVEDIHFAMLTPHDVVRHRLVGAIVDAYGRWDDRQQGGPAQRERRRSQ; encoded by the coding sequence ATGAATGACGCAGATCGTCCGACCCCGCCAGAGGGGCAGCCCGAGAGCACGTCCCGGCCGACGCCGACCCACACGGTGGTGATCCCGCCGGAGGTGCAGATGGTGACGCTGCTGGGGCCGCGGGACGAGCTCCTGCGCACGATGGAGCGGGCCTTTCCGCTCGTGTCGATCCACGTGCGCGGCAACGAGTTCCACATGACCGGGCCGAGCGCCGACGTGGCCCTCGTGGAGCGCACGATCGACGAGCTGCTGCTCGTCATCGAGGGCGGTCAGCCGCTCAACCGCGACGCCGTCGAGCGCTCCATCGGCATGCTCCGGGCGCAGACCGCCGAGCGGCCCGCCGACGTCCTGACCATGAACATCGTCTCCTCACGGGGTCGCACGATCCGGCCCAAGACGTTGAACCAGAAGCACTACGTGGACGCGATCGACGAGCACACCGTAGTCTTCGGCATCGGTCCCGCGGGCACCGGCAAGACCTACCTCGCCATGGCCAAGGCCGTGGCGGCGTTGCAGGCCAAGCAGGTCAACCGGATCATCCTGACCCGTCCCGCGGTCGAGGCGGGCGAGCGGCTCGGCTTCCTGCCCGGCACGCTCAACGAGAAGATCGACCCCTACCTGCGGCCGCTCTACGACGCGCTGCACGACATGGTCGACCCCGACTCGATCCCGCGCCTCATGGCGGCCGGCACCATCGAGGTGGCGCCGCTGGCCTACATGCGCGGCCGCACGCTCAACGACGCGTTCATCATCCTCGACGAGGCGCAGAACACCTCGCCGGAGCAGATGAAGATGTTCCTGACGCGCCTGGGCTTCGGCTCCAAGATGGTCGTGACCGGAGACGTCACCCAGGTGGACCTCCCCGACGGCACCCGGTCGGGCCTGCGGGTCGTCCAGGAGATCCTCGAGGGCGTCGAGGACATCCACTTCGCGATGCTCACCCCGCACGACGTCGTCCGGCACCGCCTGGTCGGCGCCATCGTCGACGCCTACGGGCGCTGGGACGACCGCCAGCAGGGAGGGCCAGCGCAGCGTGAGCGTCGACGTTCTCAATGA